The Saprospiraceae bacterium genome includes a window with the following:
- a CDS encoding Smr/MutS family protein, translating into MIDIKNLWIGDPVMIIKSGKTGKFAGINDDGRARINVDGKILLVSASNLDLMPEPDSFPLHALMESILHDDIQVVPFTANLHTEIDLHIEVLAPHKVNELPVRILDFQILQCEKFMDYAIEKKLPRVHIIHGKGEGVLKTAVEHLLKKYKEVRFTFSINDGGGVEVWL; encoded by the coding sequence ATGATTGACATTAAAAATCTATGGATTGGCGACCCGGTAATGATTATAAAATCAGGAAAAACAGGAAAATTTGCCGGGATTAATGATGACGGAAGAGCAAGAATTAATGTGGATGGAAAAATACTATTGGTAAGTGCTTCAAATTTAGACTTAATGCCGGAACCGGACAGCTTTCCATTGCATGCCCTGATGGAAAGTATATTACATGACGATATACAGGTTGTACCTTTTACTGCAAACCTGCATACTGAAATAGATCTGCATATAGAAGTACTTGCACCACACAAAGTCAATGAATTGCCGGTTAGGATTTTGGACTTTCAGATACTGCAATGCGAAAAATTTATGGATTACGCCATTGAAAAAAAGTTGCCCCGAGTACACATCATACATGGAAAAGGAGAAGGTGTCCTGAAAACTGCGGTAGAACATCTTTTGAAAAAATACAAAGAGGTCAGATTTACATTCAGTATCAATGATGGCGGCGGGGTGGAGGTGTGGCTTTGA